One Gammaproteobacteria bacterium genomic window, CTTCTTTACCCTGTCTATTTTTAATGGGTCCAACAGCTGCTGGAAAAACTGACTTGGCTGCAATGCTGGTCGAAAAATTTCCTTTTGAAGTTGTTAGCGTTGATTCAGCTCAGGTGTACCGTGGGATGAACGTGGGTACATCTAAGCCAGATAAGGCATTTCTTGAGAAAGTTCCGCACCGTTTGATTGATCTATGTGACCCTAGCGAGCCTTATTCTGCCGCACAATTTCGCAGTGATGCTTTGCAGGCGATTGAAGAGATCTATTCGAATGGCAAAGTGCCATTGTTAGTGGGGGGGACTATGCTCTATTTTCGTGCGTTGGAGCGGGGTCTTTCTCAATTGCCTGGCGCGGATAGTCGTGTTCGTGAAATGTTGGAGGCGCGGGCGGCTCAAATAGGCTGGGGGGCAATGCATGAGCGTTTGGCGGCTGTTGATTCGGTTGCATCACAACGAATTCACCCTAATGATCCACAGCGAATTCAGCGCGCATTAGAGGTTTATGAAATTACAGGCGTTACGTTGACGGAGCATTATGCAAAGCAGTCGGGTCAGGCATTTCCTTGGCCTGTGTGTAAAATAGTTGTGACGCCAAGTGATCGTGCTGTATTGCGTCAGCGTATTAAACAACGATTTTATGAAATGCTTGAGCTAGGGTTGGTGGATGAAGTTCGAGCACTTTATGAAAGAGAGGATCTTAATGCTGGATTGCCTGCTTTGCGTTCAGTTGGGTATCGTCAAGTATGGCAATATCTGGAGGGTAATATGAGTTACGATGATATGGTTGAGGCGGGTATTACAGCAACGCGTCAGCTGGCTAAAAGACAGATAACCTGGTTACGTTCTGAAAAAAATACGACTTGGTTTGATAGTATGAGTGGTGATTTAGAAAAAAATGTGTTGCAATTTGTTGGCAATGCCGTTATTGGTTGAATCAATGGTGTTGCTTGCGGTAGAGTGCGCTTTAGCAATATTTACAAACTAATGGAGAAAGTATGTTATTTGAATGGGGGGAAGAGAAAAACAAAATAAATTTGCAGAAGCATTATATGCCCCTTAAAGCAGGGGTTCCTGTTTTTAATGACGCTAATGCTATTGAATTTGAAGATAATAGGTTTGATTATGAAGAAAACCGCTACATTCTTGTTGGTTATGATAATCGAACTAAACTTCTATATGTTGTTTATACAATGAGAAGTGTAAATATTACAAGGCTAATTTCAGTAAGAAAGGCAACTAAAAGCGAACGTATGCTTTATGAGTCGGGAGGCTATTAAGATGGACAAAATTATGAAGCAAGAACACTCCAAAGAAAACCCAATAGATAATAATGATATTGATTTTTCTAAAGCAGATGCTTTGACGGAAGAAGAAATTGAGGAAAATGCAAAAAGTGATCCGGACTCCCTGCCATTTACGGAAGAACAGCTAAAGAAGGTCAGTATTAAGCGGAGAAATAAGAGCAGTGGATAAAAAAACAATTAAAGATTATAGCGTGGGGTCATTAATAGTCACTGATTATAATGTAAGTAAAATTCGTCTCATGAGTGACTACGAATCGGAAAAAAGAGCAAATTCAGACCCCGACTCCCCTGTAATAAACCTTAAGTTTGCAAAGAAAATAAGTGATAAACGTAAAGTGGAGTAATGCTAAAAAGGCATTATACTGGACTCAGCATGCTTTTTGCAAAAACACGCAAAAAGGCACACCAACATACTCAGCTAGTGAATGCGGTGTTATAAATTAGTCTCAGTATTTCTAGGTTAATTTTAGCGAGGGAACGAAAGCACTAGGATCAGGTAAGCAGGATAAGGTTGTTGGGGCTGGCCTGGTCATAATAACAAAAAGGAGAAGTAAAAATGGCTAAGGGACAAAAGTTGCAAGACACTTTTTTGAATACGTTACGGAAAGAACGAGTATCGGTTTCGATTTTTTTAGTGAATGGTATTAAGTTACAAGGTCAGATAGAATCTTTTGATCAATTTGTCATCTTGCTGAAAAACACAGTCAGTCAGATGGTGTACAAACATGCAATTTCAACTGTAGTGCCAGCACG contains:
- the miaA gene encoding tRNA (adenosine(37)-N6)-dimethylallyltransferase MiaA, whose amino-acid sequence is MKASLPCLFLMGPTAAGKTDLAAMLVEKFPFEVVSVDSAQVYRGMNVGTSKPDKAFLEKVPHRLIDLCDPSEPYSAAQFRSDALQAIEEIYSNGKVPLLVGGTMLYFRALERGLSQLPGADSRVREMLEARAAQIGWGAMHERLAAVDSVASQRIHPNDPQRIQRALEVYEITGVTLTEHYAKQSGQAFPWPVCKIVVTPSDRAVLRQRIKQRFYEMLELGLVDEVRALYEREDLNAGLPALRSVGYRQVWQYLEGNMSYDDMVEAGITATRQLAKRQITWLRSEKNTTWFDSMSGDLEKNVLQFVGNAVIG
- a CDS encoding BrnT family toxin; the protein is MLFEWGEEKNKINLQKHYMPLKAGVPVFNDANAIEFEDNRFDYEENRYILVGYDNRTKLLYVVYTMRSVNITRLISVRKATKSERMLYESGGY
- the hfq gene encoding RNA chaperone Hfq, which produces MAKGQKLQDTFLNTLRKERVSVSIFLVNGIKLQGQIESFDQFVILLKNTVSQMVYKHAISTVVPARNIKMPTDEEV